A genomic region of Roseateles amylovorans contains the following coding sequences:
- a CDS encoding DUF707 domain-containing protein → MRILLLPHRPRRNLVILRAGDQSLHPQWIADADRNFDLMVSYYGQLPDRHRDTCDLYETRRGPKWPCLGELLDEHPHLVDQYDAIWLPDDDLAVDTATLVRMFDLFHAHRLQLAQPALTRDSYFTFDTLLQQPGYVLRHMGFVEVMAPLFSREALRRCRESFHFSRIGWGLDFVWPGLIDNPDRRAIAVLDATPVHHTRPVRGGDLYKNHPDADPKEDERRVLARYGRQAARYTAKYEFFGGLCERPPSLLARAWLALRALNAQRRWRRHRWQAVR, encoded by the coding sequence ATGCGAATCCTCCTCCTGCCTCACCGGCCGCGCCGGAACCTTGTGATCCTGCGCGCGGGCGATCAATCGCTGCATCCGCAGTGGATTGCCGATGCCGACCGCAACTTCGACCTGATGGTGTCCTACTACGGCCAGTTGCCGGACCGCCATCGCGACACCTGCGACCTCTATGAGACCCGTCGCGGCCCCAAATGGCCGTGCCTGGGCGAACTGCTGGACGAGCATCCCCATTTGGTCGACCAATACGACGCCATCTGGCTGCCCGATGACGACCTGGCGGTCGACACGGCCACGCTGGTGCGGATGTTCGATCTCTTCCATGCGCACCGTCTGCAACTGGCGCAGCCGGCGTTGACCCGCGATTCCTATTTCACCTTCGACACCCTGCTGCAGCAGCCGGGCTATGTGCTGCGGCACATGGGGTTTGTGGAGGTCATGGCGCCGCTGTTCTCGCGCGAGGCGCTGCGGCGCTGCCGGGAGAGCTTCCATTTCAGCCGCATCGGCTGGGGGCTGGACTTTGTCTGGCCAGGCCTGATCGACAACCCGGACCGCCGCGCCATAGCGGTGCTGGATGCGACGCCGGTGCATCACACCCGTCCGGTGCGCGGCGGCGACCTCTACAAGAACCACCCGGATGCCGATCCGAAGGAAGACGAGCGTCGCGTGCTGGCGCGTTATGGCCGTCAAGCCGCCCGCTACACGGCGAAGTACGAATTCTTCGGCGGCCTGTGCGAGCGACCGCCCTCGCTGCTCGCCCGCGCCTGGCTGGCGCTGCGGGCACTGAATGCGCAGCGACGCTGGCGTCGGCATCGGTGGCAAGCGGTGCGGTGA
- a CDS encoding LysR family transcriptional regulator codes for MASPLPSVETLQIFVRVAELASFTQAATSLGLPKASVSTAVQRLEATLGTRLFHRTTRRVQLTQDGQVCLDRCKDLLADMDEMQTLFQPATSGLRGRLRVDLPMRFARDLVIPALPGFLSAHPELEIELSSTDRRVDVVREGFDCVLRVGMLTDSSLVARPLGVLEMMNCASPAYLAAHGEPQALADLATHRLVHYVSTLGQRSPGFEWQDAQGEVHFEPMGGTLTVNNSEAYAAACLAGLGIIQVPRHGNQIEVNAGHLREILPHHRAAPMPVHLLYPHRRQLPRRVQAFMQWLAALLAPRLIPVSSHPSTPNRSA; via the coding sequence ATGGCGAGCCCATTGCCGTCCGTCGAGACCCTGCAGATCTTTGTCCGTGTCGCCGAACTGGCCAGCTTCACCCAGGCGGCCACCAGCCTCGGCTTGCCCAAGGCCAGCGTCTCCACCGCCGTGCAGCGGTTGGAGGCCACGCTGGGTACCCGGCTGTTCCATCGGACGACGCGTCGGGTCCAGTTGACCCAGGACGGCCAGGTCTGCCTGGACCGCTGCAAGGACTTGCTGGCCGACATGGATGAGATGCAGACCCTCTTCCAGCCCGCCACCAGCGGCCTGCGCGGACGGCTGCGGGTCGATCTGCCGATGCGCTTCGCCCGCGATCTGGTGATTCCGGCGCTGCCGGGCTTCCTGTCTGCCCACCCCGAGCTGGAGATCGAACTCAGCAGCACCGATCGCCGCGTGGACGTGGTCCGCGAGGGCTTCGACTGCGTGCTGCGCGTCGGCATGCTGACGGATTCCAGTCTGGTCGCCCGGCCCCTGGGCGTGCTGGAGATGATGAACTGCGCCAGTCCGGCCTATCTCGCCGCGCATGGCGAGCCCCAGGCCCTGGCCGATCTGGCCACCCACCGGCTCGTGCACTATGTGTCGACGCTGGGCCAGCGCTCGCCCGGCTTCGAATGGCAGGACGCACAGGGCGAGGTTCATTTCGAGCCGATGGGCGGCACGCTGACCGTCAACAACTCGGAAGCCTATGCCGCCGCCTGCCTGGCGGGGCTGGGCATCATCCAGGTGCCCCGCCACGGCAATCAGATCGAAGTGAATGCCGGCCATCTGCGCGAGATCCTGCCGCACCATCGCGCCGCGCCGATGCCGGTTCATCTGCTCTATCCGCACCGGCGCCAGTTGCCTCGCCGTGTGCAGGCGTTCATGCAATGGCTCGCCGCCTTGCTGGCGCCGCGGTTGATACCGGTATCCTCCCACCCATCGACGCCGAACCGCTCTGCCTGA
- a CDS encoding RNA polymerase sigma factor, with amino-acid sequence MTDDLHRTITAVWRLESAKIIGAVARMTRDVSLAEELAQDALVAALETWPRQGLPDKPAAWLMTTAKHRALDRLRHAKLSGEKLVQLGHELDAREAMIVPDFVNALDEDRAAREIGDDVLRLMFCACHPVLSLEARVALTLKLVAGLSTAEIARACLQSEPTVAQRLVRAKRTLGEARVPFELPRREHLSERLVAVLEVIYLIFNEGYTATSGAHWMRTDLCDEALRLARMLVTLAPQASEVYGLQALLELQASRAAARVDAQGEPVLLLEQDRSRWDALLIRRGLAALEQAGILAAAEDDGLGLGPYALQASIAACHARAQRAQDTDWARIAALYEALAMRQPSPVVALNRAVAVSMAFGPAAGLALVDDLMEEPALRQYHWLPSVRADLLAKLGRPAEAKLEFERAAAMASNEREKALLLRRAGEQGD; translated from the coding sequence ATGACCGACGACCTGCATCGCACCATCACCGCGGTCTGGCGCCTGGAGTCGGCCAAGATCATCGGGGCCGTGGCGCGCATGACCCGCGATGTGTCGCTGGCGGAGGAACTGGCGCAGGACGCACTGGTCGCGGCGCTGGAGACCTGGCCCCGACAGGGGCTGCCAGACAAGCCGGCGGCCTGGCTCATGACCACGGCCAAGCACCGGGCGCTGGACCGGCTGCGGCATGCCAAGCTCAGCGGCGAGAAACTCGTGCAGCTGGGCCATGAACTCGACGCACGGGAGGCCATGATCGTGCCCGACTTCGTCAATGCCCTGGACGAGGACCGCGCCGCCCGCGAGATTGGCGACGACGTGCTCCGCCTGATGTTCTGCGCCTGTCACCCGGTGCTGAGCCTGGAGGCCCGCGTGGCGCTGACGCTCAAGCTCGTGGCCGGGCTCTCCACCGCCGAAATCGCGCGGGCCTGCCTGCAGTCCGAGCCCACCGTGGCGCAGCGGCTGGTCCGCGCCAAGCGCACGCTGGGCGAGGCCCGTGTGCCGTTCGAGCTGCCTCGGCGCGAGCACCTGTCGGAGCGGCTGGTCGCCGTGCTGGAGGTGATCTACCTGATCTTCAACGAGGGCTACACCGCCACCAGTGGCGCCCACTGGATGCGCACCGACCTGTGCGACGAGGCGCTGCGGCTGGCGCGCATGCTGGTCACCCTGGCGCCGCAGGCGTCGGAGGTTTACGGCCTCCAGGCCTTGCTGGAGTTGCAGGCCTCACGCGCGGCGGCGCGGGTCGATGCCCAGGGCGAGCCGGTGCTGCTGCTGGAGCAGGACCGCAGCCGCTGGGACGCCCTGCTGATTCGCCGCGGCCTGGCGGCCCTCGAACAGGCGGGGATTCTGGCAGCGGCGGAAGACGACGGGCTGGGCTTGGGCCCGTATGCGCTGCAGGCCTCGATCGCCGCCTGCCATGCGCGCGCGCAGCGTGCGCAGGACACCGATTGGGCCCGGATCGCCGCGCTGTATGAGGCGCTGGCGATGCGGCAACCCTCCCCGGTGGTGGCGCTCAATCGCGCGGTGGCGGTGTCGATGGCGTTCGGTCCGGCAGCGGGGCTGGCCTTGGTCGATGACTTGATGGAGGAGCCCGCGCTGCGGCAGTACCACTGGCTGCCCAGCGTGCGCGCGGACCTGCTGGCCAAGCTCGGTCGGCCCGCCGAGGCGAAGCTGGAATTCGAGCGCGCCGCGGCGATGGCCAGCAACGAGCGGGAGAAGGCCCTGCTGCTGCGCCGGGCGGGCGAGCAAGGCGATTGA
- a CDS encoding GGDEF domain-containing protein, with amino-acid sequence MDLHPLPQQARAALLAGDADAAHAAGEEWLLLALEQADEVQQAHALLHLARCDRAMHRPGDARPRSEVAARLFQQHGDAQGEAGALSVLAHSASLAGHHEEAIEAALLGLRLAQLRGDGAALAVALRDLGACYVWARSFDKAAEVLRQAADAANACKPPQSPLSACLWLALGELLRMAGEREQRGQLPTRGALEGHLINARHLLAHGDAAQARESDHEADREQVREWECWWTLMQTLAQIWKGASALAQPELQQALALLPAQERHWLAALAGWVQTELAWSRRLWPQARRAASQLVALADEGQHEPLAQLGELIASQIEEQQGQPQRALQRMRDLREREARVRIASLASRAEAVQWQLDARRSERDRARLADEAQRLARLSMEDPLTSLDNRRSFEMQARAQLARADGAGVLSLALIDVDHFKQVNDHHSHVVGDQVLNQIARLMRQHVREQDLAARLAGDEFVLLLRGATVEIAQQACHRLAEAVRRHDWSSVSEGLSVSISIGVSQCQDGDTLETLLARSDAAMYASKRERHAAVDALQVATMTDEEGSTPD; translated from the coding sequence TTGGACCTGCACCCTCTGCCCCAACAAGCCCGAGCCGCCCTGCTGGCGGGGGACGCCGACGCCGCCCATGCCGCCGGCGAGGAATGGCTGCTGCTCGCGCTCGAGCAGGCTGACGAGGTGCAGCAGGCCCACGCCCTGTTGCACCTGGCCCGCTGCGACCGGGCGATGCATCGGCCCGGCGACGCGCGTCCGCGCAGCGAGGTTGCCGCCCGGCTGTTCCAGCAGCACGGGGATGCGCAGGGTGAGGCGGGGGCGCTGTCGGTGCTGGCGCACAGTGCCTCGCTGGCCGGCCACCATGAGGAAGCGATCGAGGCGGCGCTGCTGGGGCTTCGTCTGGCCCAACTGCGCGGCGACGGCGCGGCCTTGGCGGTGGCGTTGCGAGACCTCGGCGCCTGCTATGTCTGGGCGCGCAGTTTCGACAAGGCGGCCGAAGTTCTGCGTCAGGCGGCCGATGCCGCCAATGCCTGCAAGCCGCCTCAAAGCCCGCTCAGTGCCTGCCTGTGGCTGGCGCTGGGCGAGCTGCTGCGCATGGCGGGGGAACGGGAACAACGCGGCCAGTTGCCCACCCGTGGCGCGCTCGAAGGCCACCTGATCAACGCCCGGCACCTGCTGGCCCATGGCGATGCCGCCCAGGCCCGTGAGAGCGACCATGAGGCGGACCGCGAGCAGGTGCGCGAATGGGAATGCTGGTGGACGCTGATGCAGACACTGGCCCAGATCTGGAAGGGCGCCTCGGCGTTGGCCCAGCCCGAGCTGCAGCAGGCCCTGGCGCTGCTGCCCGCGCAGGAGCGCCACTGGCTGGCGGCGCTGGCCGGATGGGTGCAGACCGAGCTGGCCTGGTCACGCCGACTGTGGCCTCAAGCCCGGCGCGCGGCATCGCAACTGGTCGCGCTGGCCGATGAGGGTCAACATGAGCCGCTGGCGCAGCTGGGCGAATTGATCGCGAGTCAGATCGAGGAACAACAAGGTCAACCGCAGCGCGCGCTGCAGCGCATGCGCGACCTGCGCGAGCGCGAGGCACGGGTTCGCATTGCCAGCCTGGCCAGCCGGGCCGAAGCGGTGCAGTGGCAGCTGGACGCCCGCCGCAGCGAGCGGGATCGCGCCCGGCTCGCGGACGAAGCGCAGCGCCTGGCGCGACTTTCGATGGAAGATCCGCTGACGAGCCTGGACAACCGTCGCAGCTTCGAGATGCAGGCCCGCGCCCAGCTGGCACGGGCGGACGGCGCGGGCGTGCTGAGCCTGGCGCTGATCGATGTCGACCATTTCAAGCAGGTCAACGATCACCACTCGCATGTGGTGGGCGACCAGGTGCTCAACCAGATCGCCCGCCTGATGCGCCAGCATGTGCGGGAGCAGGACCTGGCCGCGCGTCTGGCCGGCGATGAATTCGTGCTGCTGCTGCGCGGCGCCACGGTGGAGATCGCCCAGCAGGCCTGCCACCGCCTGGCGGAGGCGGTGCGGCGTCACGACTGGTCGTCGGTGTCGGAAGGGCTGTCGGTCAGCATCAGCATCGGGGTGTCTCAATGCCAGGACGGCGACACCCTGGAGACCTTGCTCGCCCGCAGCGATGCCGCGATGTATGCGAGCAAGCGCGAGCGCCATGCGGCCGTCGATGCGCTGCAGGTTGCAACGATGACCGATGAGGAAGGCTCGACGCCGGACTGA
- a CDS encoding SDR family NAD(P)-dependent oxidoreductase codes for MTHPATSHSAHTSTASTVRGEPQIAVITGGSRGLGRNAALQLAHRGIDSVITYRSQAEDARAVVAEIQALGGRAAALPLDVGDSASFPAFVDALREVLAREWSRDRVDHLVNNGGVGLHLPLAQTSEAQFDEMMRVHLKGPFFLTQALLPLIRDGGSVLNISSGLTRFSIPGYGAYASMKGGLEVLSRYLAKELGGRGIRVNTLAPGAIETDFNGGALRNTPDLNRFVASQTALGRTGQPDDIGRVVAALLSQDSGWITAQRIEASGGMFV; via the coding sequence ATGACTCACCCTGCCACCTCTCATTCCGCCCACACATCGACCGCCTCCACCGTTCGCGGGGAGCCTCAGATCGCGGTGATCACCGGCGGCAGCCGCGGCCTGGGCCGCAATGCTGCGCTGCAACTGGCGCACCGCGGCATCGACAGCGTCATCACCTACCGCAGCCAGGCCGAGGACGCCCGCGCGGTGGTAGCCGAGATCCAGGCCCTGGGCGGCCGTGCGGCGGCCCTGCCGCTGGATGTGGGTGACAGCGCGAGCTTCCCCGCGTTCGTCGATGCACTGCGCGAGGTGCTGGCGCGCGAGTGGTCGCGGGACCGGGTGGACCATCTGGTCAACAACGGCGGCGTCGGCCTGCACTTGCCGCTGGCGCAGACCAGCGAGGCGCAGTTCGACGAGATGATGCGGGTGCACCTCAAGGGCCCGTTCTTCCTGACACAGGCGCTGCTGCCGCTGATCCGCGACGGCGGCAGCGTGCTCAACATCTCCTCGGGCCTGACGCGTTTCTCCATCCCAGGCTACGGTGCCTATGCCTCGATGAAGGGCGGGCTGGAAGTGCTGTCGCGCTACCTGGCGAAGGAACTCGGCGGCCGCGGCATTCGCGTCAACACGCTGGCGCCCGGTGCGATCGAAACCGATTTCAACGGCGGCGCCTTGCGCAACACGCCGGATCTGAATCGATTCGTCGCCAGCCAGACGGCGCTGGGCCGCACCGGTCAGCCGGACGACATCGGCCGGGTCGTGGCCGCGCTGCTGTCGCAGGACAGCGGATGGATCACCGCGCAGCGGATCGAGGCGTCGGGCGGGATGTTTGTCTGA